A stretch of the Gossypium hirsutum isolate 1008001.06 chromosome D07, Gossypium_hirsutum_v2.1, whole genome shotgun sequence genome encodes the following:
- the LOC107956168 gene encoding uncharacterized protein, translating to MDGVVTGEKVESKEFVDASDKKIPQIVTHMPNVRPSKLSMQSKVSTQADISLPLPIPQKLGIGHMKSIAVTLQLDDRSLGQSEGKIKDVLVRIDKFNFPDDFIILDCEPGKEVTIILGRPFLATGRTLIDVYKGELTMLLNDEQVTFSVFESVQCEDKEECHIVDVLDDLIKEEFNVQSTTLSEEFLIESLDLASRTTPIFKPSIEEAPALELKPLPPHIKYVFLGDHNTLPVIVFATLDVPQEEKLVRILKQHKRAITWSITDIQGISPSFCMHKIKLDDEDNYSGYNQIAIAPADQEKTTFTCPFGTFAFRFELEHKAMWAIKQVNMDYEAAGKKRLLDITKLKEIRRNAYENAAIYKEKTNGWHEKIILQRQFIAGQ from the exons ATGGATGGCGTGGTCACtggtgagaaggttgaatctAAAGAGTTTGTCGATGCATCAGACAAAAAAAttccacaaattgtcactcatatgcctaatgtccGACCTTCTAAATTGTCAATGCAATCAAAGGTGTCGACGCAAGCAGATATATCTCTACCTTTACCCATCCCACAAAAA TTaggaattggtcacatgaaatcTATTGCAGTGACATTACAACTAGACGATCGATCCTTGGGTCAATCTGAAGGGAAAATAAAGGACGTCTTAGTTCGTATAGATAAATTCAATTTTCCAgatgattttatcatacttgactgtgAGCCAGGCAAGGAGGTTACCATAATCttgggacgaccatttttagccaccggCCGAACTCTGATTGATGTTTATAAAGGTGAACTAACCATGTTACTTAATGATGAGCAAGTCACCTTCAGTGTTTTTGAATCTGTTCAATGCGAGGACAAAGAAGAATGTCATATTGTtgatgtgctagatgatctaattaAGGAAGAATTCAATGTCCAAAGCACAACACTTTCTGAAGAGTTTCTA attgaatccttagacctagCCAGTAGAACAACCCCAATTTTCAAACCATCTATTGAAGAAGCTCCTGCTctagaattgaaaccactacctcctCATATTAAATATGTCTTTCTAGGTGATCACAATACTCTCCCAGTTATTGTCTTCGCAACACTGGATGTACCTCAAGAAGAGAAATTAGTCCGtattcttaagcaacataaacGAGCTATTACTTGGAGTATTACCGATATTCAAGGTattagtccttctttttgcatgcacaagatcaagttggatGATGAAG ACAACTATtctgggtacaatcaaattgctattgcaccGGCGGATCAGGAGAAAACAACGTTCACCTGCCCTTTTGGTACTTTCGCTTTTCGCT TTgaactagaacacaaagcaatgtgggcaattaagcaagtgaacatggatTATGAAGCGGCTGGAAAAAAAAGACTGCTGGATATCACTAAACTAAAGGAGATTAGGagaaatgcttatgaaaatgctgcaatttacaaggaaaagaccaatgGATGGCATGAGAAGATTATTTTACAGCGACAATTCATCGCGGGTCAATag